One Streptomyces sp. P9-A2 DNA window includes the following coding sequences:
- a CDS encoding HAD family hydrolase — MLRGVENHSLPRAAAFFDLDKTVIAKSSTLTFSKSFYQGGLINRRAVLRTAYAQFVFLAGGADHDQMERMRKYLSALCRGWNVRQVKEIVAETLHDLIDPIIYDEAATLIEQHHTAGRDVVIVSTSGAEVVEPIGELLGADRVVATRMVVGDDGCFTGEVEYYAYGPTKAEAIRQLAGSEGYDLARCYAYSDSVTDLPMLESVGHPHAVNPDRTLRREAVAREWPILDFHRPVRLKQRLPALSVPPRPALVAAAAIGAAAATAGMVWYASRRRATVA; from the coding sequence ATGCTCAGGGGCGTGGAAAACCACTCACTGCCCCGCGCAGCCGCCTTCTTCGATCTGGACAAGACGGTCATTGCGAAGTCGAGCACGCTCACGTTCAGCAAGTCGTTCTACCAAGGCGGCCTGATCAACCGCAGGGCAGTCCTGCGTACCGCATATGCCCAGTTCGTCTTCCTGGCCGGCGGTGCCGACCACGACCAGATGGAGCGGATGCGCAAGTACCTGTCCGCGCTGTGTCGAGGCTGGAACGTCCGGCAGGTCAAGGAGATCGTCGCCGAGACCCTGCACGACCTGATCGACCCGATCATCTACGACGAGGCCGCCACCCTCATCGAGCAGCACCACACCGCCGGCCGGGACGTGGTGATCGTGTCCACTTCGGGAGCCGAGGTGGTCGAGCCGATCGGCGAGCTGCTGGGCGCGGACCGGGTCGTCGCCACCCGCATGGTGGTGGGCGACGACGGATGCTTCACCGGAGAGGTGGAGTACTACGCGTACGGACCGACGAAGGCCGAGGCGATCAGGCAGCTGGCCGGGTCGGAGGGCTACGACCTCGCCCGCTGCTACGCCTACAGTGACTCGGTGACCGATCTGCCGATGCTGGAGTCCGTGGGCCACCCGCACGCCGTGAACCCGGACCGGACACTGCGCCGCGAAGCCGTCGCGCGCGAGTGGCCGATCCTGGACTTCCACCGGCCCGTCCGGCTCAAACAGCGCCTCCCCGCACTCTCCGTCCCGCCCCGTCCGGCCCTGGTGGCGGCTGCCGCCATAGGAGCCGCCGCGGCCACCGCGGGCATGGTCTGGTACGCCAGCCGACGCCGCGCGACGGTGGCCTGA
- a CDS encoding TadA family conjugal transfer-associated ATPase, translating to MPGTSQSAPEGAPHMPAGLLDGVRRWLAESGSEPTPARVAQALREQGRVLGAAEVLGTAEQLRSELIGSGPLDPLLADRSVTDVLVSAPDRVWVDRGGGLELTGVSFPDAVAVRRLAQRLAAVAGRRLDDARPWVDARLADGTRLHAVLPPVAVGCTCLSLRVVRPRAFTLDELTAAGTVPPGGERILRALLGARLSFLVSGGTGTGKTTLLSALLGLVGPDERIVLAEDSAELRPDHPHVVRLETRPANQEGAGLVTLEDLVRQALRMRPDLLVVGEVRGPEVVHLLAALNTGHAGAGTVHANAAADVPARLEALGTAAGLDRFGLHSQLSAALSVVLHLVRDRAGRRRIAEVHVLERDPSGLVRTVPALRWGPDAFVPERGWDRLRALLRNTGDGGGP from the coding sequence ATGCCCGGTACGTCGCAGAGCGCGCCGGAGGGCGCACCCCACATGCCTGCCGGACTGCTCGACGGGGTACGGCGGTGGCTCGCGGAGAGCGGGTCCGAACCGACGCCCGCGCGGGTGGCGCAGGCACTGCGGGAGCAGGGGCGGGTGCTCGGCGCCGCCGAGGTGCTGGGCACCGCGGAACAGTTGCGGTCCGAACTGATCGGCAGCGGCCCGCTGGATCCGCTCCTCGCCGACCGGTCGGTCACCGATGTGCTCGTGTCGGCACCCGACCGGGTCTGGGTGGACCGGGGCGGCGGGCTGGAGCTGACGGGCGTCTCCTTCCCGGACGCGGTGGCCGTACGCAGGCTCGCCCAGCGGCTCGCCGCCGTGGCAGGCCGGCGCCTGGACGACGCCCGGCCCTGGGTCGACGCGCGGCTGGCCGACGGGACGCGGCTGCATGCCGTGCTGCCCCCGGTGGCCGTCGGCTGCACCTGCCTGTCGCTGCGCGTCGTACGGCCCCGCGCCTTCACCCTGGACGAACTGACGGCGGCGGGCACGGTGCCACCGGGCGGCGAGCGGATCCTGCGCGCGCTGCTCGGCGCGCGACTGTCCTTCCTGGTCAGCGGCGGCACCGGGACCGGCAAGACGACCCTGCTCAGCGCATTGCTGGGGCTGGTCGGTCCGGACGAGCGGATCGTCCTCGCCGAGGACTCGGCCGAACTGCGACCCGACCACCCGCACGTCGTACGCCTGGAGACCCGGCCCGCGAACCAGGAGGGCGCCGGACTCGTCACGCTCGAGGACCTGGTGCGCCAGGCGCTGCGGATGCGGCCGGACCTGCTGGTCGTGGGTGAGGTGCGCGGCCCCGAGGTGGTCCATCTGCTGGCAGCCCTCAACACCGGACACGCAGGCGCCGGGACCGTTCATGCCAATGCCGCCGCGGACGTGCCCGCCCGGCTGGAAGCGCTCGGCACGGCGGCCGGGCTCGACCGTTTCGGGCTGCACAGCCAACTGTCGGCAGCCCTGTCCGTGGTGCTGCACCTCGTCCGTGACCGGGCCGGACGACGGCGGATCGCCGAGGTGCACGTGCTGGAACGGGACCCGTCGGGGCTGGTGCGGACGGTGCCCGCGCTGCGCTGGGGCCCTGACGCGTTCGTCCCCGAGCGGGGGTGGGATCGGCTGCGGGCACTGCTCCGGAACACCGGCGACGGCGGCGGGCCGTGA
- a CDS encoding DUF4244 domain-containing protein, with translation MYQVVRARLRALVCRMRAARKDSGMVTSEYAMGIVAAVAFAVVLYKVVTSGPVAAALTKIVEQALDGRM, from the coding sequence ATGTATCAGGTGGTACGGGCGCGGCTGCGTGCCCTGGTGTGCAGGATGCGCGCGGCACGGAAGGACTCCGGAATGGTCACTTCCGAGTACGCCATGGGCATCGTGGCGGCGGTGGCGTTCGCCGTCGTGCTCTACAAGGTGGTCACGAGCGGCCCGGTCGCCGCGGCGCTGACGAAGATCGTGGAGCAGGCGCTCGATGGCCGGATGTGA
- a CDS encoding type II secretion system F family protein, whose product MGTATVCLGAAAWLLGGRRAGARRARLLLAGGGPVGSGPPGWPGVIRVWGRIRGRLSAEWWALATGTVLALLGTSVLPFVAGAVGVPLLRRVRLAAGERRVRERRNDAVIALCGALAGEVRAGRQPGEALPPAARDSGGLGDTQAAVLAAARFGGDVPDGLVVAARQPGAEGLRGLAACWRVAVDQGAGLAAGLDRLEAALRAERDQRADLRAQLAGARATAVMLAGLPVLGLGLGAALGADPLHILLHTPSGLGCLVAGGVLEGLGLWWVLRIMRGAEDATT is encoded by the coding sequence ATGGGGACGGCCACGGTGTGCCTCGGGGCCGCCGCCTGGCTGCTGGGCGGCCGACGGGCCGGAGCCCGGCGGGCACGGCTGCTGCTGGCCGGTGGGGGACCGGTCGGGAGCGGGCCGCCGGGATGGCCCGGGGTGATCCGAGTGTGGGGGCGCATCCGGGGGCGGCTGAGCGCCGAATGGTGGGCCCTGGCCACCGGGACGGTACTGGCGCTGCTGGGCACATCGGTGCTGCCGTTCGTCGCGGGCGCGGTGGGGGTGCCGCTGCTGCGGCGGGTGCGGCTGGCCGCTGGGGAGCGCCGGGTCCGTGAGCGCAGGAACGACGCGGTGATCGCGCTGTGCGGGGCCCTCGCCGGGGAGGTGCGCGCGGGGCGGCAGCCGGGTGAGGCGCTGCCACCGGCCGCGCGTGACTCCGGCGGGCTCGGCGACACCCAGGCGGCGGTGCTGGCGGCCGCACGCTTCGGCGGGGATGTCCCGGACGGGCTCGTGGTGGCGGCGAGGCAGCCGGGCGCCGAAGGGCTTCGCGGGCTCGCGGCATGCTGGCGGGTCGCCGTGGACCAGGGGGCGGGACTCGCGGCCGGACTCGACCGGCTGGAAGCTGCGCTGCGTGCCGAACGGGACCAGCGGGCCGACCTGCGCGCCCAGTTGGCCGGCGCCCGCGCCACCGCGGTGATGCTCGCGGGGCTCCCCGTCCTGGGGCTGGGGCTCGGCGCGGCCCTCGGGGCGGACCCCCTGCACATCCTCCTGCACACCCCGTCGGGGCTCGGCTGCCTCGTGGCCGGCGGGGTCCTGGAAGGGCTGGGGCTGTGGTGGGTGCTGCGGATCATGCGGGGTGCCGAGGATGCGACGACATGA
- the bldG gene encoding anti-sigma factor antagonist BldG — protein sequence MDLSLSTETMGDRTIVRVGGEIDVYTAPKLREQLVELVNDGSFHLVVDMEGVDFLDSTGLGVLVGGLKRVRAHEGSLRLVCNQERILKIFRITGLTKVFPIHTSVEEAVAATD from the coding sequence GTGGACCTGTCCCTGTCGACCGAGACCATGGGCGATCGCACGATCGTCAGGGTCGGTGGCGAAATCGACGTATATACCGCGCCCAAGCTGCGCGAGCAGCTGGTCGAGCTGGTGAATGACGGCAGTTTCCACCTTGTCGTCGACATGGAGGGTGTGGATTTCCTCGATTCAACCGGACTCGGCGTGCTGGTCGGCGGCCTGAAGCGTGTGCGTGCCCATGAGGGCTCGTTGCGCCTGGTCTGCAACCAGGAGCGCATTCTCAAGATCTTCCGCATCACCGGCCTCACCAAGGTGTTCCCGATTCACACCTCGGTCGAGGAAGCGGTGGCGGCCACCGACTGA
- a CDS encoding TadE family type IV pilus minor pilin, whose product MAGCERRSDRGFVTAESAMVLPVLVMFAMALVWGLLVVAAQIRCVDAARTGARAAARQDSPGAVVEVARRAAPSGAEVTVRREATQVRVVVVARPPLLHGLPFEVREEAVAAVEGTVAAVEETAGADT is encoded by the coding sequence ATGGCCGGATGTGAACGGCGCTCGGACCGTGGCTTCGTGACGGCGGAGTCGGCGATGGTGCTGCCCGTGCTGGTGATGTTCGCGATGGCGTTGGTGTGGGGGCTGTTGGTGGTGGCGGCGCAGATCCGGTGCGTGGACGCGGCTCGCACCGGGGCCCGCGCGGCGGCCCGGCAGGATTCTCCCGGCGCCGTCGTCGAGGTGGCCCGCCGGGCGGCGCCGTCCGGCGCGGAGGTCACCGTGCGCCGGGAGGCGACGCAGGTTCGTGTGGTCGTCGTGGCCAGGCCCCCGTTACTGCACGGGCTGCCCTTCGAAGTACGGGAGGAGGCGGTGGCGGCCGTGGAGGGAACGGTGGCGGCCGTGGAGGAGACGGCGGGGGCGGACACGTGA
- a CDS encoding DEAD/DEAH box helicase has translation MAFNHLPAGVHDALAPLSVMPVTHSVPMAKNLRPDRSPTDSAPRPSPGALLGRLAAGPSRASRITHTEHLPPREGRHAVWPDRIRAEVLAAVQAAGIDHPWAHQARAAEHALDGESVVVATGTASGKSLAYLTPVLSALLDGSEAPNGRGATALYLAPTKALAADQCRAVKELSQPLGHSVRAAVHDGDTPFEEREWIRQHANYVLTNPDMLHRGILPSHARWSSFLKSLKYVVIDECHTYRGVFGSHVAQVLRRLRRLCARYGASPVFLLASATAAEPAVAARRLTGLPVVEVADDASPRGELVFALWEPPLTELHGEKGAPVRRTATAEAADLLTDLTLQGVRSVTFVRSRRGAELISVIAQERLAEVDRSLARRVAAYRGGYLPEERRALERALHSGELLGLAATNALELGVDVSGLDAVVIAGYPGTRASLWQQAGRAGRSGQGALAVMVARDDPLDTFLVHHPEALFDRPVESTVLDPDNPYVLAPHLCAAAEELPLTDEDLELFGPAAEELLPQLEAAKLLRRRTRAWHWTRRERAADLTDIRGEGGRPVQIVEDGTGRLLGTVDAGAAHTTVHEGAVHLHQGRTYLVRSLDLEDSVALVEEASPAYTTVARDTTSISVLETDTEIPWGDGRLCYGSVEVTNQVVSFLRRRVITGEVLGETKLDLPPRTLRTRAVWWTVTEDQLDRARINPEILGGALHAAEHASIGMLPLFATCDRWDIGGVSVPLHPDTLLPTVFVYDGHPGGAGFAERAFHTAGDWLTATRQAIASCECEAGCPSCIQSPKCGNGNEPLHKRGAVRLLTVLLAGAPAKETVTEAEQMAAGRTDGMVAEANRTEASRTDGMTAEAGQG, from the coding sequence ATGGCATTCAATCACTTACCGGCAGGCGTGCACGACGCCTTGGCCCCATTGTCCGTCATGCCGGTGACACACTCGGTGCCGATGGCCAAGAATCTCCGACCCGATCGGTCCCCGACGGACAGCGCTCCCCGGCCCTCGCCGGGAGCGCTCCTCGGCCGGCTCGCCGCCGGGCCGAGCAGGGCTTCGCGCATTACTCATACGGAGCACTTGCCCCCGCGCGAGGGCCGCCATGCCGTCTGGCCGGACCGGATCCGGGCGGAGGTGCTCGCCGCCGTGCAGGCCGCGGGCATCGACCATCCATGGGCCCACCAGGCACGCGCCGCCGAGCACGCCCTGGACGGCGAATCGGTCGTGGTCGCCACCGGCACCGCCTCCGGCAAGTCCCTGGCATATCTCACACCGGTCCTGTCGGCGCTCCTGGACGGCTCCGAGGCCCCGAACGGCCGCGGTGCGACCGCCCTCTACCTGGCCCCCACGAAGGCCCTGGCGGCCGACCAGTGCCGTGCTGTGAAGGAACTTTCACAACCTCTGGGCCATTCGGTGCGCGCGGCGGTCCACGACGGCGACACTCCGTTCGAGGAACGCGAGTGGATCCGCCAGCACGCCAACTACGTCCTGACCAACCCGGACATGCTGCATCGGGGCATCCTCCCGTCCCACGCCCGCTGGTCCTCCTTCCTGAAGTCCCTGAAGTACGTCGTCATCGACGAGTGCCACACCTACCGGGGCGTCTTCGGCTCGCACGTCGCCCAGGTGCTGCGCCGACTGCGCCGGCTCTGTGCCCGCTACGGCGCCTCGCCCGTGTTCCTTCTCGCTTCGGCGACCGCCGCCGAGCCCGCTGTCGCCGCCCGCCGCCTCACCGGCCTGCCGGTGGTCGAGGTCGCCGACGACGCCTCACCTCGCGGCGAACTGGTGTTCGCTCTCTGGGAGCCTCCGCTGACCGAACTGCACGGCGAGAAGGGCGCCCCCGTCCGCCGTACCGCCACCGCCGAGGCCGCCGACCTGCTGACCGACCTCACCCTGCAGGGCGTCCGCTCGGTCACCTTCGTACGTTCTCGGCGCGGCGCCGAACTGATCTCGGTGATCGCCCAGGAACGCCTGGCCGAGGTCGACCGCTCGCTGGCCCGGCGGGTGGCGGCCTACCGGGGCGGCTATCTCCCCGAGGAGCGCCGCGCCCTCGAACGTGCCCTGCACTCCGGCGAACTCCTCGGACTCGCCGCGACGAACGCCCTGGAACTCGGTGTGGACGTCTCCGGCCTGGACGCCGTGGTGATCGCCGGCTACCCGGGCACCCGGGCCTCCCTGTGGCAGCAGGCGGGCCGTGCGGGACGGTCCGGGCAGGGCGCCCTCGCCGTCATGGTCGCCCGCGACGATCCCCTGGACACCTTCCTCGTCCACCACCCCGAAGCCCTGTTCGACCGGCCCGTGGAATCCACCGTCCTCGACCCCGACAACCCCTATGTGCTCGCCCCGCACCTGTGCGCGGCGGCCGAGGAACTGCCGCTGACGGACGAGGACCTGGAGCTGTTCGGACCCGCCGCCGAGGAGCTCCTGCCGCAGCTGGAGGCCGCGAAGCTGCTCCGCCGCCGGACCAGGGCCTGGCACTGGACCCGTCGGGAACGGGCCGCCGACCTGACCGACATCCGCGGGGAGGGCGGCCGTCCCGTCCAGATCGTCGAGGACGGTACGGGACGGCTGCTCGGCACGGTGGACGCCGGCGCCGCGCACACGACCGTCCACGAGGGCGCGGTCCATCTGCACCAGGGCCGCACGTATCTCGTCCGTTCCCTCGACCTGGAGGACTCCGTCGCCCTGGTCGAGGAGGCCTCCCCGGCCTACACGACGGTCGCCCGCGACACGACGTCGATCTCCGTACTGGAGACGGACACCGAGATCCCGTGGGGCGACGGCCGCCTGTGCTACGGCTCCGTCGAGGTCACCAACCAAGTGGTCTCCTTCCTGCGTCGACGTGTCATCACCGGCGAGGTACTGGGCGAGACCAAACTCGACCTGCCGCCCCGTACGCTGCGCACCCGCGCGGTGTGGTGGACGGTCACCGAGGACCAGCTGGACCGGGCCCGGATCAACCCGGAGATCCTCGGCGGTGCCCTGCACGCCGCCGAGCACGCGTCGATCGGCATGCTGCCCCTCTTCGCGACCTGCGACCGCTGGGACATCGGCGGGGTCTCCGTGCCCCTGCACCCCGACACCTTGCTGCCCACCGTCTTCGTCTACGACGGTCATCCGGGCGGGGCCGGCTTCGCGGAGCGCGCCTTCCACACCGCCGGCGACTGGCTCACCGCCACCCGGCAGGCCATCGCCTCCTGCGAGTGCGAGGCCGGTTGCCCGTCCTGCATCCAGTCCCCCAAGTGCGGGAACGGCAACGAACCGCTGCACAAGCGAGGTGCGGTACGGCTCCTCACGGTGCTGCTGGCGGGTGCACCGGCGAAGGAGACCGTGACGGAGGCGGAGCAGATGGCGGCAGGCCGGACGGACGGCATGGTGGCGGAGGCGAACCGGACAGAGGCAAGCCGGACGGACGGCATGACAGCGGAGGCCGGCCAGGGGTGA
- a CDS encoding type II secretion system F family protein: MSGDVFHGLGVVVGVATALGWPAWWLRHARCERRLRRRLAGTLAVEQEAARPRLTVPEGARGWLPPVGVVCAGWALVGGLAGVLVGLAGAVGLWRWRLRQTASGAHERERAAARAARQLPLAADLLAACIAAGAGPVPAAQAVGEALGGPVGDALAGGAAEVRLGGEPGAAWRRLAAVPGAATLARLLERADVSGLPMAAPVARLAAESRARWARAATARARRAAVMVTAPVGLCFLPAFVAVGVLPVVIGLAGGVLGGGGR, encoded by the coding sequence ATGAGCGGTGACGTTTTCCACGGGCTGGGGGTCGTCGTGGGGGTGGCGACGGCACTCGGCTGGCCGGCCTGGTGGCTGCGCCACGCACGGTGCGAGCGCCGGCTGCGACGACGGCTGGCCGGGACGCTGGCTGTGGAACAGGAGGCGGCCCGGCCACGCCTCACGGTGCCGGAAGGCGCGCGCGGGTGGCTGCCCCCGGTGGGAGTGGTCTGCGCGGGCTGGGCGCTGGTGGGCGGTCTCGCCGGAGTGCTGGTGGGGCTGGCCGGAGCCGTCGGACTGTGGCGGTGGCGCCTGCGGCAGACGGCGTCCGGGGCGCACGAGCGGGAACGTGCCGCGGCCCGTGCGGCGCGACAACTCCCCCTTGCCGCCGATCTGCTGGCCGCCTGCATCGCGGCCGGCGCCGGGCCGGTGCCCGCCGCGCAGGCGGTCGGCGAGGCCCTGGGCGGGCCGGTCGGGGACGCGCTGGCCGGAGGCGCTGCGGAGGTGCGGCTCGGTGGGGAACCGGGCGCGGCCTGGCGCCGGCTGGCTGCCGTGCCGGGAGCCGCGACCCTGGCCCGGTTGCTGGAACGGGCCGACGTGTCCGGGCTCCCCATGGCCGCGCCCGTCGCACGGCTCGCCGCGGAGTCCCGTGCTCGGTGGGCCCGCGCGGCGACGGCACGGGCACGGCGGGCCGCCGTCATGGTCACCGCGCCGGTGGGTCTGTGCTTCCTGCCCGCCTTCGTCGCGGTCGGCGTGCTGCCCGTGGTGATCGGGCTCGCCGGCGGGGTGCTGGGAGGAGGTGGTCGATGA
- the ssd gene encoding septum site-determining protein Ssd has protein sequence MAGTVTHDPPPAAGGGRPGGPLIVTEDAGLLDDLLRLCAAAGATPEVHHGVPEQRGSWEAAPLVLVGDDAARRVRGAARRRGVVLVGRDQDDPGVWRRAVEIGADHVLMLPDGEQWLVDRIADVAEGVGRPALTVGVLGGRGGAGASTLACALAVTSAREGLRTLLVDADPLGGGLDVVLGGETAEGLRWPAFAASRGRVGGGALEESLPELHSLRVLSWDRGDCVTVPPQAVRAVLAAARRGGGTVVVDLPRRVDSGVAEVLAQLDLGLLVVPAELRAVAAAGRVASVVGMVLRDLRVAVRGPYAPGLDDREVARLLGLPLVGDVPLEPGLQHPPGSGRPPGASGRSPLARFCKEFWERALVEARAA, from the coding sequence ATGGCAGGAACCGTCACACACGATCCGCCGCCCGCCGCCGGAGGAGGCAGGCCGGGCGGACCGCTGATCGTCACCGAGGACGCCGGGCTTCTCGACGACCTGCTGCGCCTGTGCGCGGCGGCCGGTGCCACCCCGGAGGTCCATCACGGGGTACCGGAACAGCGGGGCAGCTGGGAAGCCGCACCACTCGTCCTCGTCGGTGACGACGCCGCGCGGCGTGTGCGCGGTGCCGCGCGGCGGCGCGGAGTGGTGCTGGTCGGCCGCGACCAGGACGACCCAGGGGTCTGGCGCCGGGCCGTCGAGATCGGCGCCGACCATGTGCTGATGCTGCCCGACGGTGAGCAGTGGCTGGTCGACCGCATCGCCGATGTGGCCGAGGGCGTCGGCCGGCCGGCCCTGACCGTCGGTGTCCTCGGTGGCCGGGGCGGGGCCGGGGCCTCCACGCTCGCGTGCGCGCTCGCCGTCACTTCGGCGCGTGAAGGGCTGCGCACTCTCCTGGTGGACGCGGATCCGCTGGGTGGCGGACTCGACGTGGTCCTCGGCGGCGAAACGGCGGAAGGGCTGCGCTGGCCCGCTTTCGCCGCCTCGCGGGGGCGGGTCGGTGGCGGAGCCCTGGAGGAGTCGCTGCCCGAACTGCACTCCCTGCGAGTGCTCAGCTGGGATCGCGGCGACTGCGTCACCGTACCGCCGCAGGCCGTACGCGCCGTGCTCGCCGCGGCCCGGCGCGGGGGCGGCACGGTCGTGGTCGACCTGCCGCGGCGTGTCGACAGCGGGGTGGCCGAGGTCCTCGCGCAACTCGACCTCGGACTCCTGGTGGTCCCCGCCGAACTGCGGGCCGTCGCGGCGGCCGGACGCGTCGCCTCCGTCGTCGGCATGGTCCTGCGCGACCTGCGGGTGGCGGTGCGCGGGCCGTACGCACCCGGTCTCGACGACCGTGAGGTGGCCAGGCTGCTCGGACTGCCCCTCGTAGGCGACGTGCCCCTCGAGCCCGGCCTGCAGCACCCGCCGGGCTCGGGACGGCCGCCCGGGGCGTCCGGCAGGAGCCCGTTGGCCCGCTTCTGCAAGGAGTTCTGGGAGCGGGCGCTGGTGGAGGCGAGGGCCGCGTGA
- a CDS encoding ATP-binding protein: protein MATVELRFSALPEHVRTARLVAAAVARRAGVDEAVLDEVRLAVGEACTRAVGLHQNGGISAPVKVLLIEEEKQFSIEVGDEAPHATPGGHTPGGTGAEIEEDEMGLAVISGLVDDVEVSAGEHGGSIRMRWSTTPPTTFPV from the coding sequence ATGGCCACCGTTGAGCTCCGCTTCAGCGCGCTGCCCGAGCATGTCAGGACCGCCCGACTGGTGGCGGCAGCGGTGGCGCGCAGGGCCGGAGTGGACGAGGCGGTCCTCGACGAGGTCCGGCTCGCCGTCGGTGAGGCGTGCACACGTGCCGTCGGACTGCACCAGAACGGCGGAATCTCGGCCCCTGTGAAGGTGCTGCTGATCGAGGAGGAGAAGCAGTTCTCCATCGAGGTCGGTGACGAGGCGCCCCACGCGACTCCCGGCGGGCACACGCCCGGAGGCACCGGGGCCGAGATCGAGGAGGACGAAATGGGCCTCGCGGTCATCAGCGGGCTCGTCGACGATGTCGAGGTCAGTGCCGGGGAACACGGCGGATCGATCCGCATGAGGTGGTCAACCACGCCGCCGACCACCTTCCCCGTCTGA